TTGATGATCTTCCACCGAAGGCACCGGGAAACGAGTCAGCTCGATGTTGTACTTGATCACATCGGCATCGATTAGCTTATGCCCACCAAAGCGCTCATCTATAAAGAGTTTGGCGCGATCGACATGGTAGGGGGTCAGACCCGCATCCGAAGATCCCGGTGCTAAGGGCACCATTGCTCCATCTTTACCCGTAGCATAATAGCCATCTTTATCTTGGCGACAGACTCCCTTGACGTAACCAATGTCGTGGCAGACCAGCGAGATAATGAAGTGCAGCCAATCTTCACAAGAAACACCTCCCTCCCGAATATGCCTACCTCGCAAGATTTCCTGACCCACTAAAGTCACGAGGATAGTGTGCTCGACGTTGTGGTAGAGGGCATCACTGTTGGCAATATTCTCCAAGGCCATGCTGCCTGCCCAACCAATAATGTCTTCGTAGTCTGGCTTCCACCCGCCATAGGTCCGTCGATAGCCTTCTTTAAGTCTTTGAACAAAATTATCGATCAGGATTTCAGTGGCATTAAACATGCTAGATACTCGCTTTTGCTGCCTTGCAGGGTAAGAGGGGTGAAGTGGGGTGGTCAGGACATCTACGAATGCTTATTTTTTCTAGGGCACTACACTTAAACCAGTAATGTAACTGTGCCGATTTTTGATGAGATTGTCACCTAGTTGTCACCTAGGTAGATCAATTAGATAGACCAATCCCAAGCTGAGCATGATTGAAGATCACAAAATCTTGAGCCAGCTACTCGATTCATAAATATCTATAATCCGCTGGACATCACCTCTAGTTTTCCCGGTTATGGTGGTGGCATACGAGTCTTAGCACAGACTTTTTCTATTTATTTCCACTCAAGAGTAGGTAATCCCCATGAGGCACGCCCCAGTTCGTTACGCTAGGCAACTGCTTACTGTGGGGATAGCAAGCTTGGTTTGGGCCACCGCGATAGAACCAACTTTGGCTGCACAAAACAGTTCTACACCCAATCAAAATCAGAACGCCCAATTGGATTCTAACAATGCTGCTTCTTACTATCAGCAAGGAAACGAACTTTATCAGCAAGGAAAGCTAGCTGAAGCGATCGCCACTTACCGTAAAGCGATTGAGCTGAATGCGAAGTATGTGGAAGCTTATGTCGGCTTAGGCAATGCCCTGGATGACAACGGAGATACAGAACAAGCGATCGCTGCTTATCAACAAGCTTTACGCTTACGCCCCAAAGATGCGATCGCCCACTACAACTTGGGTGTTACTCATTACCGCCTCAACAATTACGCCGAGGCTGTGACCGCTTTTGAACAAACCACCCAACTTGATCCACAGTTTGTCTCAGGTTTCATCAGTCTGGGCAATGCTTTAGACGACCTCGGAAAATTTCCACCCGCGATCGCAGCGTATCAAAAAGCTATTGAACTAGAACCCAACAATGCCAGTGCTTATCTGAATATGGGCATTGCTTACGCTCGGCAAAAGCAAACCAAAGAGGCGATCGCAGCCTTGCAAAAAGCCAAAACCCTCTATCAAACCGAAGGCAATCTAGAAGCAGTTCAACAAATCGAGCAGATGTTGCAACAGCTCACAACTTCCTAGCCTCCACCTCAGATTCCGCCCACCTCTAGCATCTGCGATCGCGATCGGTCTATAATAAGCGTTCAGCGATTAATCAGCTGAGCCTGTTGCGGGTGTAGTTCAGTGGTAGAACGTCAGCTTCCCAAGCTGAATGTCGTGGGTTCGAGTCCCATCACCCGCTTTTAGCTAAAGCTCTGATTCCATAGAGTTTCGGAGCTTTTTTAATTCGCATCTTAAGCTCCAAGCAAAGTACACCCGTTCTAAAAAATGGGTAAAAATTGGGGTAGTAGGAACAGCTTTGGGTGTGATTTGGGTGTACAGCGATCGCGGCTTTTGGTGAACCTTGAAGACATTGCCCTCCAACTGCTCTAATAATTTGAGGCGCTACGCGCCGGGGAAAAGGGAGAAAGAAAATAGGGTAAAGGGCAAGAGGGCAAAAGAGCAAAGGGCTAGCAAAGAACCCTCGGGGCACTACATACTACTCGAAAACCAATAACGCTGTAGCGGGCGTCGGGCGGGAGGATGAAGCGATAGGCAGAACGGCAAGACCCCGGATCGGCGTGCCAGGAGCCGCCGCGTATAACTCGATATCGATTATCATTCTCACCAATTAACCAAGCTTTGCTATCCGTTGGAGCATCCTTGTAGTTGCTGTGCCAGCGATCTTCACACCACTCCCAGACATTCCCGTGCATGTCGTATAAGCCAAAAGCATTTGGTTTCTTCCCTCCCACCGGATGCGTTTGACCAATAGAATTACCGTCATACCAGGCATAGTTTCCTAGCTGGCTCTCATCATTACCAAAGCTGTATTTCGCTTGGCTTCCGGCACGACAGGCATACTCCCATTCGGCTTCGCTGGGTAAGCGATACCCGCGTTTTGTCAGTTGAGTTAGCTTTTGACAGAAGGTTTGGGCAGCGCTCCAACTCACATTAATTACAGGTTGGCGATCGCCCCGAAACTTTTCACCATACTCAGCCGACGGATCAGTTTGCATTACCGCTCTCCATTGGGCATTTGTGATCGGGTACTTGCCCATACAAAGCTGAGGCACAGTCACACGATGCTGCGGACGTTCCCGATCAGGACTTGGAAGGTTAGGCTCCCAGAGAACGGAGTACTAAGCAGGCATAATCACCTCCAGGACTTGCTCACACGATCGCCCCTGAGCAAACAACCCCTCAACCAGATGCAGCAATTGCCGGTAGGCCTCCCGAGTCAGACTGTAGAGCCGCTGTCCCACTGTTTGCTGGTCCTTGGCAAACGCAAACCTCTCCGATTTCTTGCCCTGACAAGTTGCCTGCTGGAGTAGCGACTGCGCTACACAACTTAAACGGAAGTGGCGTTTGACCGCTTCCTGATTGCGTACCTGAGCCGCCTCAAAGCCTGCTACTTGTTTGCAAAACTCATGAAAGATCTCGCAAGCCCAGCGGTAGCTCCAAGTCTGAATCACTCGGGCACTTTCCCAATGCAGGGCATCACTGAGCAAAAAGCGCGGAGCGTCGCTAAGGTCGGGTTGCTGATGCACGACAACGAGGCGTTTACGCCCGTAGCGCTTGAGTCGAACCGTTTTTGTGAAGGTCCAGAAGGACTTAACTTCGCCGTTGCGACCGCGCACCTGGAGAGAGCGAAAACTCTCTGGGTGCTCTTGGCGCAGTTCGGTGGCAACCGCATCGACCCGCTGCCATTGCCCGTTCCACAGAATGAGTCGAGAGCATTCAATCTCGCTGACCCAATGCTTGCCGGATGCCTCAATCAGCTGCGTCAATTCCAGGGTTAACACTCCATTGTCAAAGGCATAGTCAGCTTGGGGAAATTGTCCCTCTGCCTCGATTTGCCGCACCAAGTCCACGACCATCTCGGTGCGTTTGCGATAGGCCAATCGGTTCTTGTGATAGTGCAACAACTCCACCAAGCGTTGCTTCACTTGTTCCATCTGCTCGTAACTCGGTTGAGCCGTCATGCGCAGGTAGCCTCTCTCTGCTTCACTAAAATCGGGCAACTGCACCTCAACCGCAATTCCATCAAGCTGCTGGCCATTAGCAATCACACCCGTGACGACCGTTTGGTAGCGGCTCATGCAGTGGTTGACATAATCGTAGGCGCGCTTGACCCCATAGATGTGCTCGCCATCTTCATGATGCGATAGGGTCCAGTCCAGACTGATGATTTCTCTCCCACATCCTTGGTGCCGCAGACCGACTTGCCGCCGATGCTGCTGCATGAGAGCCTCACTATCCCATCGAGCCTCAAACACCGCCTCATGCATCGCTCGTCGACTGACGGCTTTGCCCTCTGGATATACCTGCTGAGCGTGAATGCCTTGCAGGGTCTTGTTCTGGCTCAGCAACAGCCCACTGATGTAGCGACTGACATGCTCGAATCCGGCTTCCCGACAGAACACGTCTCGGTAAGCACTCATCCCTTGGGCAATGGTGGCAGGAACACCGATGAGGGGAATCATTTGCTGCTCCGCTAGCGATTCACCATCACGATACCTTGTTAGCCTCCCCTCCTTCTACTCCTAACCTTCCAAGTCCTGCCCGATCACCTCCCTCGCCATCAAGAGAACCCATCAAAAAGCTACCTGCGGGAATAGCAATCATCTCCAAAGGCACCTTTCTCGGCAGCAACTCCTGATAGTTTTGGTGAGGCGCAGGAGCCGGAGAGGGAGGTGTAACGATAGGAGGCTTTGGGGCTTTTGACTGAGGAGCAGGAGAGGGACGGAGATTAACCGGAACAGTCGGGGCTGTATTCGGAGCAGTGGGTGGGATACGTTGAACAGAAGCCTGTGGCTGGGGTTGCACTTGGGGAACCGGAGAAGCTGAATGCTTGAGCGTCACCATTGCATCTAACGCTTGCTTCGCAGTCCAGCGTTTTCGCCAGTCCTGAAGTAAACAGCCTTGGACTAGCAGTTTTAGCTCTAAAGGTAGCGAATTTTCTGACAACGCCTCAGGTACATCTCCCGTCGCAGCAACCACACTCATCACACCCAAAGACCACATATCCCAAGCGGGTGCCACAAGACCCTGCAATGCTTCCGGTGACATATACAGAGGGGTTCCAGCAATGTGTACCGTCTGGACATAGCTTCGAGTATCTAGGTTACGAACCGTACCAAAATCAGACACTTTCCAAACATTTCTGACCCACAGCACATTTCCTGGCTTTAAGTCTTGATGTACCAGACGGTTAGCGTGGAGATAATTGAGGGCACTAGCTACCTGAGCAATCATCTGATACAGCCGTTGACCCGATAGCAAATCGTCTTGAAGATGGCTATCTAAGCTGTAATCAGCCAATTCCATCACTAAGTATAGAAATGAGCCATTGCCAACTTGGTTTGAGTCTGGTATCGAGCTAAATAGCTCTTGAAGCTTATTCCAGAAATTCTTTTGGGGGTTATTCGAGTTGGCAACAAACTCTCCGGCAGCAAAGCAGCGAATAATGTGAGGGTGATCTAAATTCACTGCGGCATACAACTCATTCAGTTGTTTAGCCTGTGCCGCCGCAGTCTCCGCTGGAGGAATCAGCTTCACTGCGACTTGCCGCAAAATGCGATCGCGCACCACCTCATCAGCTTGAAATACAGCCCCAAAACCGCCAGCACCCAACAGCTTGATTAGACGATATTTCCCATCAATGACTTGACCTTCCAGCAACTTGAACTGCGAGAAATTGGGATTCATCGCCTACTCATGCCTCAACTTTCATCGCTAGTTACGATTCTCAAGGAACCTTTAGCACTCAAAATTCCCGATCTGCTCTATTAAACTCCATTCCTGCTAGGCGATCGCCCCCTACCCAGTTAAGGAGTGCATAAGTTGCGATCGCAATTCCGAAATGGGGCGATGAGTTGTGTAGTTTTTATCAGCGACTAACAGCTCTGGCTAATTTCCCGGCAAGTCAATGGGAGTGAGCTATGAGCTGATGTTCTGTCGTCAAATCTTACACTTCAGCATTGCCATTAAGGACTCTCTCTCAATGAAAAAGCTTGCAACCATTACGCTCTCCCTGACCTGCGCTCTATTAGGCTTAGGTGCTGATATCGCCTTAGCCATCCCTACACCTAACCGGCAAGGAGATTATCCCGCTCCACCTCCAAAACAAGCCCAAGGCCTGCATGTCAATTGGCAAGTCGTCGATTCAGACCCCAAGGGACTCAACTGCCGCATGGCTAGACAGTTCCAAGGCTTCGCAGTAGATGGCAGCGATGCACCACGCGATTTATCTGCGCGAAACAAACACAATATCTCTCAGTGGTCTGTGGTGTTTGCCTTCAAGCAAGGTCAACGTTTACAAGCGGTGACTGGCAATTGGGGTAATCACATCATGTTGACCGATCAACAAGGCAAACCATGGCTAGCTGTCAACACTAGCAAAGGCCATTGCTTCGTCCGTGCCAACAGCAATTTTATTAAGCCGATCTGAGAAAATGGCTTGCCCCTCCAGCCACTTGAGTCATTCTCCGATTCCGCTATAAAGCTTGCATTTGCTGCCTGATCTTTTAGCTTTGAGAGCTTGCGTCAAAGGCGATCGCAAGCTAAGAGCTTAAACTGCTTCCATCAACGTTAATTGTCTGGCTGCAAAACACAATAACTCTGCCATCGGGTCATAGGTAAAATCGACGTAAGGCAATTTGCGAAAGGAATGCCATGAGTACAATTGTCCAGCCAATGACCCTGGAAGCGTTTCTGCAACTGCCAGAAACCCAACCCGCCTCAGAGTTTATCAATGGAGCTGTGATTCAAAAGCCAATGCCACAAGGAGAACACAGCCGAATTCAAAGTAAATTCTGTGCAGAAATCAACCAGGTAACAGAATCGCAGAAAATCGCTTACGCCTTCCCAGAGTTGCGCTGTGTGTTTGAAGGTGATGCGATCGTTCCAGATGTTGCTGTGTTTCGCTGGGAGCGTATTCCCCGCACTGCTTCTGGACGCATTGCCAACCGTTTTGAATTGCATCCAGACTGGGCAATTGAAATCCTTTCACCTGAACAAAGCCAAACCAAGGTGCTAGGCAAACTGCTACGTTGCTCTCAGCACGGAACTGAGTTAGGCTGGCTGATTGATCCGGAAGACGAAAGCATCCTGGTTATCTTGCCGCAACAAAGAGTCCAGATCTTGCAAGGAGAGAGCCAAGTACCAATTCTCAGCGGGATCGAATTGGAGCTAAAGGTGAATCAGGTATTTGGTTGGTTGACTCTTTAAATATGCTTGAGGTTGTGTTTAAGCATGTGCGGAAGGATTGGATGAGCTGCGATCGCAACCTTTACCGAACTCGAAATTAGGGTATTAATAAAACTTAAAGCCCTATAGATTTTTGAAACCTATAGGGCCAAATTAGCAATTCTGGGCTTTTTAGATTCATTCAATTTCGTCTGAGTTTACTCCCCGTTTTCGCAATGAAGCTAGCATTTGCTGCCTGACTTGAGCGGCCCAAGAGTCAAAGCCGATCTTTTCTACATTGCTATCTGCCACTGCCTCATCGGGAGGAGTTTGCGGTTTCTTAGTTTTGGTTTCCATGGAAATCGGTGCCTGGGGAACTGACAAAGAGCGTGCAGCGAACTACTCACCCTGTCCACATCTTAAAAGGGTTAGCCAAGAAGCTCCACCCGGAAATGCGCTAAGTACATTAGATCCTTGCAGTTCCTGAATCGAAACCCTGTAGCTGTTACGTAGATAACAATTAGGCCGCTTGACTTTTAAGAATGCTTGACTTCTGACAAGGGCAGTGCGACTTGCGATCGCCAGTATCACTTCAAGGCGATCGCAGTCATACCTCCAAATAAAATTAAAATTTGTCAACTTTCCCGCTTTAGACGCCCGCTCCGCTAGTTTAAAAGGGCGCTTCAGGGTGTAACCACTTTAACAAACGGGAACTTTATAGTTAAGAAGTGACAGGTAAGAAGTCGAGAGCTTCTCACACTTCTTCATTAGAGTTAAGAGAACGAAAAAGTCATTATAAAAACTTGCTTGCAGCCCCATGAATCATGGCTTGACTGGCAGCTATAGCTTTAGCCTAGTTGCGCTTTCGTTCGCGATCGCCGTTTTTGCTTCCTACACAGCACTCGACTTGTCTGGACGGGTACGGCCAACCACAAGACCGACCCGCTGGATTTGGTTGTCGGGTGGAGCTGTGGCAATGGGCACTGGCATTTGGTCAATGCACTTCGTGGCCATGCTAGCTTTTCACCTCTCTGTAGTCGTTGGCTACGATCTCCTAAGCACCTTGGTGTCGCTGCTCTATGCCATTATTGCTTCTGGCATTGCTTTGTGGCTCTGGAGCCATCCTGATTCCAAGCTACCGTTACTGCTGTGCGGCGGTGTTTGCATGGGCGGTGCGATCGCTTGGATGCACTACACAGGGATGGCCGCAATGCGACTTCCAGCCAAGATTGAGTATCACTCTGGCTTAGTGGGTGTATCAGTAGCAGTTGCCATTTTTACTTCCCTCATAGCCCTTTGGCTAGCCTTTCGACTGCATAACCAATCCCTCAAAGCACCCTTCTGGCAGAAGTTAGGCAGTGCTTTTGTCATGGGAATTGGCATTAGCGGTATGCACTACACTGGCATGACCGCAACACGCTTTGTGCCCAAACCCGTATTCGCTAGCGACAATCCTGCTTCCACAATTCATGCGTCCTCAGTGGCGATCGCCGTTGTCATTGGCACGTTATTGGTTCTGAGCTTGAGCTTGATTGCGTCTTTGGTTGATCAACAATTTACAATTCAATTGAACCGCCAACAAGCGTTGTTAGAAAGCGAAAAGCGGTTTCGCACTCTAATTCGGGAGATGCAGGTGGGTGTGCTGTTCTTGAATGCTGATGCAGAAATTCTCATCAGTAATCAAGCCGCGATTGCACTTCTGCACTTGGAGCAAAGCGATGATTCCCGGACTGTATTTGGAACCAACCAGCGTTGGCTGCGCGAAGACGGCACTTGCTTCGCCACGGCAGAGCTACCTGTACAGCAGGCGATCGCTCAACGCCAACCGATCCGGAATGTGGTGATGGGCATTGAGCAGACCCAGGATTCCGATCGCACCTGGATGTTAGTCAATGCCGATCCGCAATTTACAGAAGATGGAACGCTAGAGCGAATTGTTTGTACGTTTAGCGATATAACTCAGCAAAAGCAAGCGGAAGAAGACTTTCAGCAAAGCCAAGACCAACTTGCCAAAGCGTTTCACTCCAACCCTGTCGCGAGTTGCATCACGACTGTCGCCGAAGGCCGCTTTGTCGATGCCAACAGCAGTTTTCTCAAGTTGTTTGGTTACTCCCGCGAACAGTTGATTGGCTGTACTTCGAGGGAGTTACAGATATGGGCCGATCTCAAAGACCGCGATCGCGTGATTCAAATGCTGCAACGCGATCGCTCAGCCCAAATGGTAGACGCTCCCTTTCGCACGAGTTCAGGCGAAATTCGGGAAGGACTCTGTTCTTTTGAAATGATCGACGTGAGAGAGGAACCTTGTCTCCTCAGCATCGTTAACGACATCACCGAGCGCAAGCGGGCCGAGGAAGCTTTACAACAGGCCAAAGAAGCAGCAGATAAGGCAAACCGAGCCAAAAGTGAATTTCTGGCCAACATGAGCCATGAGTTACGCACGCCCCTCAATGCCATTCTTGGCTTCACGCAACTCATGAGTGGCGACACTGCTCTCTCAGCTCAAAATCAGGAGCATCTCAGCATCATCAATCGGAGTGGCGAACATCTGTTGCGGTTGATCAATGACATTTTGGAGATGTCGAAGATTGAAGCAGGGCGATCGACGATCAATGACAACGACTTCGATCTCCATTATCTGCTGCAAAACCTCCAAGAGATGCTACAGCTTGCCGCCACCGCTAAAGGCTTAAAGCTAATCTATGACTGCGATCCTCAAGTCCCTCAGTACATCAGAGCTGATGAGAGCAAACTACGCCAGGTTTTAATCAATCTTTTAGGCAATGCCATCAAGTTTACGCAGCAAGGCAGTGTGACCTTGCGAGTTAGGAGAGCAAGGAGGCAGGAAGTCGGCATCAGGAGCCAGGATTTAGCAAGCAGAAGTCAAGAGACTGAAGCCACGTTTTTTCTAAACTCAGACTGCGGGAATGCGAGCAGCGAACGGCCCTTAGCACTCTCTTTTGAAATCATCGATACAGGCCCTGGGATAGGGTCTAGCGAACTGAGCAATTTGTTCACAGCTTTTGCCCAAACCACCACTGGCCTAAAGTCCCGGCAGGGAACGGGTTTAGGCTTGGCTATTAGTCAGAAGTTTGTGCAACTCATGGGCGGAGAAATTACCATTAGTAGCACGATCGCTCAGGGTTCTCAGTTCTGCTTTACATTGCCTGTGTATCCAGCACGGGCTGATCAGGTAGCTATCTCTCATCGAACTCCTCATAGAGTCATTGGCATTGCACCCAATCAGCCCACTTACCGCATTCTAATTGCTGAGGATCAACGCACTAATCGGCTTCTGCTCAGCAGACTCCTCAGTTCTGTAGGGTTTGAGATCAAGGAAGCGACTAACGGCAAAGAAGCGATCGCTTTATGGGAAAGCTGGGTTCCACATCTGATCTGGATGGATATGCGAATGCCTGTGATGAATGGTTATGAAGCCACTCAATATATCCGGGCTTCGCTGAAAGGAGAAGCAACGGTAATCATTGCCTTGACTGCCAGTGCATTTGAGGAACAGCGCCAGTCAATCTTGTCGGCTGGATGCGATGACTTTATGGGCAAACCTTTCAATCGAGAAGAGTTATTAGGCAAAATCAGCCAATATCTAGGCGTGCAATACCTCTACGCGAACCCCACGGATAGTCATTCTGTAATAGCTTTTCCTTGCACAACTCAGGCAGATGGCTCTGTCATTCACTTAGCTTCTTCGGGACAACTCAGCCTCAATAGCCTCAGAATGATGCCGCCGGATTGGGTAGAACAATTACATCTTGCGGCTTTACAAGGAAGCGATCTCCTCATCCTGAAACTCATTCAGCAAATTCCTGGAGAGCATGCTGCGCTTAGTTGCACTTTAGCTGAGTTGGTTTCAGATTTTCGCTTTGACCAAATTGTTAAACTAGCGCGATCGCTCCAAAGCGAAACCAGCCAAGGCTAACTCATAACTCATCTCCTGACTGATGTATCACCCTAACCTCAGCAGTAGGTTGATTGGTAGTTAGTTCAGCAGGTTTGACCATGTCCGTGCCATTACTTGTCGTTGATGTGCAGCAAGGGTTTATCAACGAATTTACACACCATATTCCGCAGCGTGTCGCTCGCCTGATTAAGCAAGGAGATTATGCTCCCATCCTGTTCACTCGGTTTGTAAATCAAGCTGATGGGCCTTACTCTCAGTTACTAAATTGGCATAATTGCGATCGCGAACCCGAAACCAGCCTGGTTCCAGAGTTGCAAACTTACACCAAACCGGAATGTGTTTACACAAAACCGGGGCTTTGTGGCTTGCCCAATGACTTGATTCAATGCTTGGAGCAGCGCCAGATCCAACGAATTAATGTGGTAGGCATTGACACCGATATGTGTGTGTTGAAGATTGCAATGGATTTGTTCGATCGCGGCATTGAACCAATCGTACTCACCGATTGCTGCGCTAGTACCGCCGGATTACAAGCTCACCTGGCAGGATTGGCGGTGCTGAGCCGCAATATTGGAGCCCAACGGCTCTGCGATGCGGGCCTTAGCGAAGGTATGCTAGCTGCACCCTCAACTTAGAGTGGGGGGTTTAGAGTGTAGGGTGCTCTGCGACGAAGGTTTCACAGAGCTGGCGGAAGTGGTCGCCACGTTGCTCAAAGTTGGCATATTGGTCAAAACTAGCGCAGGCAGGTGAGAGTAATACGACTTTAGCTTGATATTTTTGAGCTAGCTCTGCGCCTCGCACCACCGCCCGCTCCATAGTTTCCACAATTTCAAATTGGGTATAACCCACTTGCTCCAAACGCTGAGCAAACGTAGGGCCAGCAGTACCAATCAGCAGCACCGCCGCCGCCTTCGCTTGGATGACTTGCAACCACCCTTTGTCCTCACCTTCTTTAGCTTCGCCACCTGCGATCAAAATCGCCGGACTCTCCACCGAAGCTAGCCCTACCTCAGCCGCATCGTAATTCGTGGCTTTACTGTCATTGATAAACTCGATGCCCTGCCAATCGCAGATATGCTCCAAGCGGTGAGGGACACCAGAAAAATTTGCGATCGCCTGAGTAATCGCTTCTTTGCTAATTCCTGCCAGCCGAGCCGCTGCTACCGCCATCAACAGATTTTGTTGGTTATGGGCTCCGGGCATCCGTAAAGTGTGAGCAGGGAGAATCGGTTCTCCTTGAGCAATTACCCAACCATCCTCAATATAGGTGCCTAGAGCTGGATCACCAATCAAGTCAGCCTTTCCAGTCACACTTGTCCAACCCGCATGGGGCCACTGACTAAGCCCAATCTGCCTCAGAAAAGGATCATCCCCGTTAAATACTTGATGCTGAGACTGACGGAGCAAGCGAGCTTTGATGTCGTAGTAATTCTCTAGAGTTTTGTGACGCGCTAAATGATCGGGGGTGAAGGTCGTCCAAACCCCAATCCGAGGAGCCACCGAGGGAGACGACTCAATTTGGTAACTACTCAACTCAGCGATCGCCCAATCAGGGTGCGGATCAGCTAGCGCCACCTCACAGGCTGCATAGCCAATATTGCCAAACGCAGGCGCATTAAACCCAGCCGCCTGAAAAATCGCTGCAATCAGGGCCGTCGTTGTCGTTTTGCCATTGGTGCCCGTGACACAAACCCAAGGCTGTGGTAGATAGCGCCAAGCTAATTCAATTTCGCCAATCGTATCAATCCCTAATTCTCTGGCTCGCACCAACGCAGGTACATCCCAAGGCACACCAGGACTCACCACCACCAACTCAGAAGCCATAGCATCCGGATCAAAATTGCTCCCTAACTCGACCGCAATCCCCTCACTGACAAGAACTTGCCGCTGTTGTTCTAAATCTGAAGAATTGCCGCGATCGCTGATCGTTACCTGCCAACCTTCACGCTGTAGAAGTTTTGCCGCAGCAATCCCTGATTTCCCCAAACCAATCACATAAGCGTTAGGCATATTGGCAGTAGATCAGCTTTCCTAATAGAGCAATCCTTATGGTACTGCGGAACGGAACCCGGCAGGCAGACCTAAAGCAGACCTAAATACGGTCTAAGTCTTCCGGTTTTCTTCCAGATAGTCCCTCCGGAGATGAAGAGTAATACTGGCGCACCTGATACAGGCATAAACCCAGGAGCGCCCCCAGCAAAACCGCTTTAGAATCCGTCAGCGCGATCGCCCCAGGCACCAACACCCCACTCCCCACAATCAACACCCACAACCGCCACCGTGATCGCCCTCTACCCTCAAACTCAGAAGCACCCATAAACCTACCCCCAACTCACCCCATCATTCACCTCCAACCCCCACTCCCCTTTTGGAGGAGGTCTGGAGGACGCAACCGTCCTTCAGCGGGGGTTTGGGGGCACTCGCCCCCAAGGCTCGGTTTCCACAAAACTCAGCCAGAGAAAACCACCTACCCCTTCACAATCGCCCCAAAATCCGCCAACACCCGCGCATGATTCCGCAGCAGCCCCAACAGATTCAGCCGATTCCGCTTAACTTCGGGGTCAGGGTCCATCACTAACACACTCTCCGGGCCATCAAAGAAATTGCTCACCATCGGCGCAATCTGGCTCAACCCAGCCACCAACTTTTGGTAATCTCGCTCCGCCTGAGCTGCTTGAGTTTGGGGCACCAACTGCACCAATGATTCGTATAAAGCTGACTCCGAGGGCTGCTTGAACAAATCAGAATTGACCAAAGATGCTGGGTCTAGCGACTTTGTATCCAGATCTCCCTGAGCCGCCAAACGCGAAGCCCGATTTACC
This region of Trichocoleus desertorum NBK24 genomic DNA includes:
- a CDS encoding MHYT domain-containing protein, translating into MNHGLTGSYSFSLVALSFAIAVFASYTALDLSGRVRPTTRPTRWIWLSGGAVAMGTGIWSMHFVAMLAFHLSVVVGYDLLSTLVSLLYAIIASGIALWLWSHPDSKLPLLLCGGVCMGGAIAWMHYTGMAAMRLPAKIEYHSGLVGVSVAVAIFTSLIALWLAFRLHNQSLKAPFWQKLGSAFVMGIGISGMHYTGMTATRFVPKPVFASDNPASTIHASSVAIAVVIGTLLVLSLSLIASLVDQQFTIQLNRQQALLESEKRFRTLIREMQVGVLFLNADAEILISNQAAIALLHLEQSDDSRTVFGTNQRWLREDGTCFATAELPVQQAIAQRQPIRNVVMGIEQTQDSDRTWMLVNADPQFTEDGTLERIVCTFSDITQQKQAEEDFQQSQDQLAKAFHSNPVASCITTVAEGRFVDANSSFLKLFGYSREQLIGCTSRELQIWADLKDRDRVIQMLQRDRSAQMVDAPFRTSSGEIREGLCSFEMIDVREEPCLLSIVNDITERKRAEEALQQAKEAADKANRAKSEFLANMSHELRTPLNAILGFTQLMSGDTALSAQNQEHLSIINRSGEHLLRLINDILEMSKIEAGRSTINDNDFDLHYLLQNLQEMLQLAATAKGLKLIYDCDPQVPQYIRADESKLRQVLINLLGNAIKFTQQGSVTLRVRRARRQEVGIRSQDLASRSQETEATFFLNSDCGNASSERPLALSFEIIDTGPGIGSSELSNLFTAFAQTTTGLKSRQGTGLGLAISQKFVQLMGGEITISSTIAQGSQFCFTLPVYPARADQVAISHRTPHRVIGIAPNQPTYRILIAEDQRTNRLLLSRLLSSVGFEIKEATNGKEAIALWESWVPHLIWMDMRMPVMNGYEATQYIRASLKGEATVIIALTASAFEEQRQSILSAGCDDFMGKPFNREELLGKISQYLGVQYLYANPTDSHSVIAFPCTTQADGSVIHLASSGQLSLNSLRMMPPDWVEQLHLAALQGSDLLILKLIQQIPGEHAALSCTLAELVSDFRFDQIVKLARSLQSETSQG
- a CDS encoding isochorismatase family cysteine hydrolase; translation: MSVPLLVVDVQQGFINEFTHHIPQRVARLIKQGDYAPILFTRFVNQADGPYSQLLNWHNCDREPETSLVPELQTYTKPECVYTKPGLCGLPNDLIQCLEQRQIQRINVVGIDTDMCVLKIAMDLFDRGIEPIVLTDCCASTAGLQAHLAGLAVLSRNIGAQRLCDAGLSEGMLAAPST
- the murD gene encoding UDP-N-acetylmuramoyl-L-alanine--D-glutamate ligase encodes the protein MPNAYVIGLGKSGIAAAKLLQREGWQVTISDRGNSSDLEQQRQVLVSEGIAVELGSNFDPDAMASELVVVSPGVPWDVPALVRARELGIDTIGEIELAWRYLPQPWVCVTGTNGKTTTTALIAAIFQAAGFNAPAFGNIGYAACEVALADPHPDWAIAELSSYQIESSPSVAPRIGVWTTFTPDHLARHKTLENYYDIKARLLRQSQHQVFNGDDPFLRQIGLSQWPHAGWTSVTGKADLIGDPALGTYIEDGWVIAQGEPILPAHTLRMPGAHNQQNLLMAVAAARLAGISKEAITQAIANFSGVPHRLEHICDWQGIEFINDSKATNYDAAEVGLASVESPAILIAGGEAKEGEDKGWLQVIQAKAAAVLLIGTAGPTFAQRLEQVGYTQFEIVETMERAVVRGAELAQKYQAKVVLLSPACASFDQYANFEQRGDHFRQLCETFVAEHPTL